In one window of Corallococcus macrosporus DNA:
- a CDS encoding DUF3103 domain-containing protein: protein MVIALFVCVNAAPQARAADMKPAALRERISVSLAADKREVALTLAKQDPVLRKALASRLSGEQLAVDLKQWLSTVPAPASVTGVAERADLSIRRLKGIERELDSLLQLRLASASMLTALQQGVEPLYAYEPDGDDSQWRFIEAFDGLGRVHRLDVHRMPEQPVLVVDIDARRDLAVGIKLMREQLVTLGQRPLPVLDTAAAATSTPVTILDRISLNNDEEPWISGSAEVYAIVNGVDPSRDAPQLDIVDMPYLDTDGRIYAPNQVLIFWERYRWAAANVILMEHDDNTSYQELVSYLFNVASQILTAIGQPEIGALVALGSGLVDRMPGEWFTNDDDYVDSFYTLEKNQIYTNHSGARGNAVVSLRPYQLAIQ, encoded by the coding sequence ATGGTCATCGCGCTGTTCGTTTGTGTGAACGCAGCCCCCCAAGCTCGAGCCGCCGACATGAAGCCAGCGGCGCTGCGCGAACGCATCAGCGTGTCGCTGGCCGCCGACAAGCGCGAGGTGGCGCTGACCCTGGCGAAGCAGGACCCGGTGCTGCGAAAGGCCCTCGCTTCCCGCTTGAGCGGCGAGCAGCTCGCGGTGGACCTGAAGCAGTGGCTGAGCACCGTGCCGGCCCCGGCTTCCGTCACGGGCGTGGCGGAGCGAGCGGACCTGAGCATCCGTCGGCTCAAGGGCATCGAGCGTGAGCTCGACAGCCTGCTGCAGCTGCGTCTGGCCAGCGCGTCCATGCTGACGGCATTGCAGCAAGGCGTTGAACCCCTCTACGCGTACGAACCGGATGGCGATGACTCCCAGTGGCGATTCATCGAGGCCTTCGATGGGCTTGGCCGTGTGCACCGGCTCGATGTGCACCGCATGCCTGAACAGCCGGTGTTGGTGGTGGACATCGACGCGCGCAGGGACCTGGCCGTCGGCATCAAGCTGATGCGCGAGCAGCTCGTGACCCTCGGGCAACGTCCCCTGCCCGTCCTGGACACGGCCGCCGCGGCGACCAGCACGCCGGTGACGATCCTCGACCGCATCTCCCTGAACAACGACGAGGAGCCGTGGATCTCCGGTAGCGCGGAGGTCTATGCCATCGTCAATGGTGTCGACCCCAGCCGTGACGCGCCGCAGTTGGACATCGTCGACATGCCCTATCTGGACACGGACGGCAGGATCTACGCCCCGAACCAGGTCCTGATCTTCTGGGAGCGTTACCGCTGGGCCGCGGCGAACGTCATCCTCATGGAGCACGACGACAACACCAGCTACCAGGAGCTGGTGAGCTACCTGTTCAATGTCGCAAGCCAGATCCTGACGGCCATCGGCCAGCCGGAAATCGGCGCCCTCGTGGCCCTGGGCAGCGGGCTGGTGGATCGCATGCCGGGTGAATGGTTCACCAACGACGACGACTATGTCGATTCGTTCTACACCCTGGAGAAGAATCAGATTTACACCAACCACAGCGGAGCACGCGGCAACGCGGTGGTGTCTCTCAGGCCGTACCAGCTCGCGATCCAGTAG
- a CDS encoding P-loop NTPase fold protein yields the protein MNTARHRNAIIKRWFEIVAFSLPAGATALFALHLAPNCKDFTDFAEWAVVPALTLLIGFGLLWGRKRAPAWSGLRHFWRYPPSWFAALLGFIWLIFFLAVSPSATQALQCPGLSSDEIRSFLSTSWMNILVLIGFITMLLIVAALLASTIGTSDEQSRVAALLGLSPPASSTTQPAAPTPPTIDFSKLRIWVQNDTPINHPDLDTFSRNPIAKRISNKIKARTEKALTIALIGELGSGKTSIYNLVLHELNDAGLLGQSVAVVRISLWPFDTVDAAIHGILSSLTEELGRHVNTTPIAGLPDEYISTIENAGVGWAKLFRRNRPPAAILSDFDEVTAALDMHFVLWIEDLERFAGSTSTTHPPEVERLAPLRSLLHSISEATSIQVVFASTLLSARFDIEKIARIVEPLPTIEPKFIWKTLSAFMKGCLATESYIDPVSLSTREHLRGNSTADWFDWAPYVPQDMFTLPVALATICNNPRKIKYGLRQCLDVWDKLRGEIDFDDLFSVSLLRASEPDVFALIVDNIDEIRSESRPRESRSNTEAKSNFEIQFNALWGSAASPKRAAIEEILDFIFPNWREPGTQQVAKIKPQGLSVRSHRDYWKRYLSQDSLSTEEKDQPILKDIVLWKSHFSNELVSRLLKASQLDTVRAFAGLLLGTHELTKLLDATVRAELRRSPVEWGNRYPPSVIAIWHLLLDKENELLPSTLKELIKLTTSVNLQLTSTLLYFFLTKDGSGPELVPQAQAEEIKASFIEILCDSFISKDPKHLADALRGAEPATLLINCWGLGRVRQKKFEGLPFAHWRPFSDALIEAAELAPEAVLPQINQFIVDRADQIRWDEGVFREVATYTLNSERANRLFNMNRLFEITLKVSSPDIFPAESIPAYEAILRHAQNLQGKRSGKS from the coding sequence TTGAACACCGCAAGACATCGCAACGCCATCATTAAGCGTTGGTTCGAAATCGTCGCATTCTCTCTACCCGCAGGTGCAACCGCATTATTTGCCCTGCACTTAGCACCAAACTGCAAAGACTTCACGGACTTCGCAGAATGGGCCGTGGTACCTGCACTTACGCTTCTCATCGGATTCGGACTTCTATGGGGTCGCAAGCGCGCACCTGCCTGGAGTGGCCTTCGCCATTTCTGGAGATATCCTCCATCCTGGTTCGCAGCGCTCTTGGGCTTCATCTGGCTCATCTTCTTCCTTGCCGTAAGTCCCTCGGCCACGCAGGCACTACAATGCCCTGGGCTCAGTTCGGATGAAATCAGAAGCTTTCTGTCCACCTCATGGATGAACATACTTGTTTTGATTGGCTTCATTACAATGCTACTCATTGTCGCGGCACTACTCGCCTCGACAATTGGGACAAGCGACGAGCAATCACGAGTTGCTGCGCTACTTGGCTTGAGCCCACCTGCATCATCGACCACGCAGCCTGCGGCCCCAACACCACCTACAATCGACTTTTCGAAACTACGAATCTGGGTCCAGAATGACACTCCAATCAACCACCCAGACCTAGACACCTTCAGTCGGAACCCAATCGCAAAAAGAATCTCAAACAAAATTAAGGCACGCACCGAAAAGGCGCTAACGATCGCACTAATCGGCGAACTCGGCTCCGGAAAGACGTCTATCTACAATCTCGTACTCCACGAATTAAATGATGCGGGTTTATTGGGGCAATCCGTTGCCGTCGTGCGCATCAGTCTGTGGCCATTCGACACAGTAGACGCAGCGATCCACGGCATATTGAGTTCACTAACAGAAGAACTAGGCCGGCACGTCAACACAACTCCCATTGCCGGGCTCCCCGACGAGTATATTTCCACCATCGAGAACGCAGGCGTTGGCTGGGCCAAACTGTTTCGACGCAATCGTCCGCCCGCCGCAATTCTTTCTGATTTTGACGAAGTAACTGCGGCGCTAGATATGCATTTCGTTCTCTGGATCGAGGACTTGGAGCGTTTTGCAGGGTCTACATCGACGACGCACCCCCCTGAGGTCGAACGACTTGCCCCTCTTCGGTCGCTTCTTCACTCGATATCTGAAGCGACCTCCATACAAGTCGTGTTCGCATCGACCCTACTGAGTGCCAGGTTCGACATCGAGAAAATAGCGAGAATTGTCGAACCTCTCCCCACAATCGAACCAAAATTTATCTGGAAAACACTTTCCGCATTCATGAAAGGGTGTCTGGCAACAGAGAGCTATATCGATCCAGTATCGCTATCCACGCGCGAGCACCTTCGCGGCAACTCCACGGCCGACTGGTTCGATTGGGCTCCTTACGTCCCCCAGGACATGTTCACCTTGCCGGTCGCGCTGGCAACCATCTGCAACAATCCACGCAAAATAAAATATGGCCTCCGCCAATGCCTTGATGTCTGGGACAAACTAAGAGGCGAAATAGATTTTGATGATCTATTCTCAGTGTCACTGCTCCGAGCATCAGAGCCAGATGTATTCGCTCTAATAGTGGACAACATCGACGAAATCAGAAGTGAAAGCAGGCCTCGAGAGTCAAGATCCAACACCGAAGCAAAATCAAACTTTGAAATACAGTTCAACGCTCTTTGGGGATCGGCAGCAAGTCCAAAACGAGCCGCAATAGAGGAAATTCTCGACTTCATCTTTCCGAACTGGAGAGAGCCGGGGACACAGCAAGTCGCAAAGATAAAGCCTCAGGGACTCTCCGTAAGATCGCATCGAGACTACTGGAAGCGCTACCTATCGCAAGACTCGCTGTCCACCGAAGAAAAGGACCAACCCATCCTCAAAGACATTGTTCTTTGGAAATCTCACTTTTCAAACGAACTAGTGTCCCGTCTACTCAAGGCATCCCAACTCGATACAGTCAGAGCTTTTGCTGGTTTACTACTTGGCACTCATGAACTGACCAAACTCCTGGACGCCACTGTTCGCGCTGAACTGCGGCGCTCACCCGTCGAATGGGGAAACCGCTATCCGCCAAGCGTCATAGCCATCTGGCATCTGCTGCTGGACAAAGAGAACGAACTCCTTCCATCCACCCTCAAAGAACTCATTAAACTGACCACATCGGTCAATCTCCAATTGACCAGCACTCTCCTCTATTTCTTTTTGACGAAAGATGGGTCTGGCCCCGAACTTGTTCCGCAAGCCCAAGCTGAGGAAATCAAGGCTTCATTTATCGAAATACTCTGCGACTCGTTTATATCAAAAGACCCCAAACACTTGGCGGATGCGCTTCGCGGTGCAGAACCGGCCACTCTGCTTATCAACTGCTGGGGCCTCGGCAGAGTCAGACAAAAGAAATTTGAGGGGCTTCCTTTTGCGCATTGGAGACCATTTTCTGACGCGCTCATTGAAGCTGCCGAGCTGGCGCCCGAAGCAGTCTTACCCCAAATCAACCAGTTTATTGTCGACAGAGCAGACCAAATCAGATGGGATGAAGGGGTCTTTCGCGAGGTTGCGACCTATACATTAAATAGCGAGCGAGCAAATCGTTTGTTCAACATGAATCGCCTGTTCGAAATCACCTTAAAGGTTTCATCTCCAGACATATTTCCGGCAGAGTCAATACCTGCATACGAGGCCATTCTAAGGCACGCCCAGAATTTACAGGGCAAACGTTCTGGTAAAAGCTAA
- a CDS encoding 2OG-Fe(II) oxygenase, translating into MNWEETGRELDARGCAVLEHLLTPDECEALALLYDLDDAFRSRVVMARHGFGRGEYKYFDHPLPEIVTKLRTALYPCLAPIANRWNTAMGIDVRYPDAHEDFLKRCHEAGQVRPTPLLLRYGVDDYNCLHQDLYGEHVFPLQVALLLSEPGRDFTGGEFVLTEQRPRMQSRAEVVSLRQGDAVVFAVHHRPVQGTRGTYRVNLRHGVSRVRSGLRHMAGIIFHDAA; encoded by the coding sequence ATGAACTGGGAAGAAACGGGCCGGGAGCTGGACGCCCGTGGGTGCGCGGTGCTGGAGCACCTGCTCACGCCCGACGAATGTGAGGCATTGGCGCTGCTCTACGACCTGGACGACGCCTTCCGAAGCCGCGTGGTGATGGCGAGACACGGCTTCGGCCGGGGTGAATACAAATACTTCGACCATCCGTTGCCGGAGATCGTGACGAAGCTGCGCACGGCCCTGTACCCGTGTCTCGCGCCCATCGCGAACCGCTGGAACACGGCCATGGGCATCGACGTGCGCTATCCGGACGCTCACGAGGACTTCCTCAAGCGCTGCCATGAAGCGGGACAGGTGCGGCCCACTCCCCTGCTCCTTCGCTACGGCGTGGACGACTACAACTGCCTGCACCAGGACCTGTATGGCGAGCACGTCTTCCCGCTCCAGGTGGCCCTCCTCCTCTCGGAACCTGGAAGGGACTTCACGGGCGGCGAGTTCGTGCTGACAGAGCAGCGCCCCCGGATGCAGTCACGCGCGGAGGTCGTCTCCCTGCGTCAGGGAGACGCGGTCGTCTTCGCGGTGCATCATCGCCCTGTCCAGGGCACGCGAGGCACCTACCGCGTCAACCTCCGTCACGGTGTCAGCCGCGTGCGCTCAGGCCTGAGGCACATGGCAGGAATCATCTTCCACGACGCCGCGTGA